Within the Erigeron canadensis isolate Cc75 chromosome 6, C_canadensis_v1, whole genome shotgun sequence genome, the region CACCAACAACCTTGAGatcattctttttttaaggcaaaaagtataaattaaaaattatactcCCACTGTTTCATTTAATAGTGTccaattttgaattttcaaaggttttttttataattttgaccaaaaatatctttatttgtattgcataatacttgatgaaaattatatgacTAGATTGAGGTTTACATGTGTTTTCATTGAGTATAACTTTCGCCAAGGATTATATAAtccaataaaaaatattgaaggtcaaacttacaaaaaaaatagacTTTGAATATTAAAAAGTGGACATATTTAACGGGACGGAGGGAGTTATTAAAAAGTCATCTAGTTTATTACATACTACTGTTTTTATCACTGTACTACAGTAGTActtattattttgattgtaaATATAGATTTCCGGTAAAATGCGTATGCTTCACATGCAGAAAAACAATAAGTcgataacaataaaaaaatgaggacataagtaaaacaaaaaaaaatgacatttacATCGTTTGacgtttaataataaaaatttgttttggCTGGTGAAGATATGCATGAACAAAAGTCTCGTACCAAATAAAAATGCACCAACCATGCTTCCGGTTTATAGAGATTAATAAAAGCTTTACTCTTGATGGGCCGGTAACTGAGAAATTAAAGCCTTTTATTGACAGGTCAAACATCCTCAGCTGAAAAGTAACATCGAGTAGTACTGGTCCTTACATAAAGCAATAAGCAATCAAAAGAAACAAAGTAAAAGCACAACAAAACGAAAACGCCATTAACTGATGTTGataaaacaataatgataacaataacaataaaataaaaatataagtgaaaatataagaagaaaaacatgccaaatatatatcatttaataataaaaatttgttttggCTAGCTGATGAAGATGCATGAACAAATTAAAGAAGTTTACCGAAATATCATCCGATATATAGGATGTATCATCTAAgcctataaatagttatatataaatcaaccCTTCACTTATCAACCCAAAATCAACTGAAATCAAAAAGATTTAATTTTACTCGTAGCAGATAACATGAAAGCATCAATATTCTCTTATGTGCTTTTCCTTATCTTCACTATCACCACacaatcaatttttatttttaccaccaCAAATACCGCATCGGCTGCTGAAGTCGTAGTAAGAGACTCAACCGGGAAAAAGGTATTGAATAATGTTCGCTACCACGTTGCTCCAGTCGCCAAGGGTGGCTCGATCAAGCTAACGGACACAATCAACAAGAAGAAAGTGTGTCCCTTCGATGTGGTTCACGACCCCAAGGATAACGTAGGTGGCGAGTTTATGTTCACCATAATTACCAACGGAGTTGTAAAGGAAAACTATCTTAAAACAGAACGAATTCTTGGGATTGACTCGGGTTATCCCAAGGGAGCCTGCACTGAGTCTACATTTTGGACCATCAACGATGCGGAAGCAAAGGCGCCTCCAGCTAACTTGATTACGACTGGAGGTGGCTTCGATACGGATCTTACTTGTTTTCAAGTGGTGGAGCACCCCAAgccaacaaataaaaatagcTACATGCTTCAACATTGTCCCTCATTCTGCGGTGCCGGTCCTAGTACTTGCTTTAACATAAGCCTCTCCTCGTATCAGGGCGTGAATCGTCTTTCTACTGTTGGTGCTACTCCTTTCGAGTTTGTGTTTCACAAGATTGCAAGTTAATCAAGTAACTGATCATGTTTTTGTGGATGATCGATTTCCTCAGGAATTTAAATAAGAAATGTGtgtgtcatatatatatatgaatcaatGTGCATTCTATTTCAATGAGATTGTGATCAATAAAACAACTTGTACGTTGTGATTGTATTTGAGTGATTTGTGTATAGTATAGTAGTAGTACTCATACCGGCCTTTCATCAGTCTATCACTGATAATTGGTGATCCATGCATGGAAACGTACATTTATATCATTTTCTATACATATAGATTGCAATACACAAACTGATCTTTAATTTCTATTTAAAGCAATTGAAAAACGTTTCCAACCAATCAACTTAATGTGTAACTCATACACATTAAATTCATATTTAAAGCAATGGAAACTATAGAGAAATTAAGTTTTATTACTAACACGATCGATGGATGATCGATGACCCTGTTTTATATagtaatacataaaaattaaaaaagaaattagcTAGTGAGGCActaactaacaaaacactttaaaaaaaaaaaaattcaagtagAAGCGCAAATGGACTTCAAAACAAACTATGGCCATACCCATATCCATGGTGGGTGTTACAAACACCAGAGGATGTTGATAAGACCGGACCGGGCTTCATCTCATAGTGATCAAAACCACCACTAATaatgctattattattattagtaccGAAAAGTGACATGGAGTTAGAGTTTTCGGCGTAAAGCTTATTAGCTTGTATCGTCACGTTCTTTTTGAGTTCCTCCATTGAATCCTTGAGCTGTTCAAGTTCATGAAGATTAAGCTCCTCGATTGGCGCTTCCCACCAAAACTGGCTCCGGCTAGCCTTTCTCATTTCGTCTAGCGTTTCAGTTCTTTTCTTCTCGGCTTCTAACTCATTGTGAATGTGTGTTAATTGCATGTTTAGTTCAGGAATGCTAGCTATCCTATGTGCCTccataaaatataaactattCGTAGTCGAGTTAAAATTAGGATTTCTTGTTAAAAACCTGTCTACGATTGACTCGACTTTAGGATGCCCAAATGAGAAAACCTTCCCGGCAGGAGAAAACACCACAATCGCGATTTCAACCCCACACAACGTGCAAAGCTCGCTAGCCTTCTTGAAGAGCCCTGACCGTCTCTTTGAGAAGGTAACTTGTAGATGGTTTTTTATCTGGATTTTTgcgattttgattttttgtcgACCCAAACTTGGTTTCTTTGCCATCGCTTGAGATTTCAATTAGTAAGAAATTTGGTTAGAAATTGAGGTTAATTATTGAATTGGATGATTCAAGTTTGAGTAAAGCATGGCAATTTATATAGGGGGTTGAATTAATTGTTTTCCCGGGAATTT harbors:
- the LOC122604862 gene encoding latex serine proteinase inhibitor-like translates to MKASIFSYVLFLIFTITTQSIFIFTTTNTASAAEVVVRDSTGKKVLNNVRYHVAPVAKGGSIKLTDTINKKKVCPFDVVHDPKDNVGGEFMFTIITNGVVKENYLKTERILGIDSGYPKGACTESTFWTINDAEAKAPPANLITTGGGFDTDLTCFQVVEHPKPTNKNSYMLQHCPSFCGAGPSTCFNISLSSYQGVNRLSTVGATPFEFVFHKIAS
- the LOC122606050 gene encoding agamous-like MADS-box protein AGL62, yielding MAKKPSLGRQKIKIAKIQIKNHLQVTFSKRRSGLFKKASELCTLCGVEIAIVVFSPAGKVFSFGHPKVESIVDRFLTRNPNFNSTTNSLYFMEAHRIASIPELNMQLTHIHNELEAEKKRTETLDEMRKASRSQFWWEAPIEELNLHELEQLKDSMEELKKNVTIQANKLYAENSNSMSLFGTNNNNSIISGGFDHYEMKPGPVLSTSSGVCNTHHGYGYGHSLF